In Vanacampus margaritifer isolate UIUO_Vmar chromosome 9, RoL_Vmar_1.0, whole genome shotgun sequence, the following proteins share a genomic window:
- the zdhhc18a gene encoding palmitoyltransferase ZDHHC18a isoform X4 codes for MRNCEYQQIDPLALSVAPASVQNHPDKKAERLRKKWEVFPGKNRFFCDGRVIVARQSGVLPLTLGLIVVTCGLFFAFDCPFLVKHLTVFIPVIGGVLFVFVVLSLLRTSFTDPGILPRATLDEAADIEKQIDTSGSSSYRPPPRTKEILINQQVVKLKYCFTCKMFRPPRTSHCSLCDNCVERFDHHCPWVGNCVGKRNYRFFYSFIISLSFLTSFIFGCVIAHITLRSQSGQSLIQAIQESPASVVELVICFFSIWSILGLSGFHTYLVASNLTTNEDIKGSWSSKRGAEESGNPYTYNSILANCCVTLCGPLPPSLIDTRGFLPPEESVPAASASEIELPSFAAKNDANMVG; via the exons ATGAGAAACTGCGAGTACCAGCAAATCGACCCGCTGGCGCTGTCGGTGGCTCCCGCTTCCGTTCAGAACCACCCCGACAAGAAAGCGGAACGGCTGCGGAAAAAATGGGAAGTGTTCCCGGGGAAGAACCGATTTTTCTGTGACGGACGAGTCATCGTGGCCAGACAGAGTGGCGTCCTCCCTCTGACACTGGGGCTTATTGTTGTCACCTGTGGCCTTTTCTTTGCATTCGA TTGCCCATTCCTTGTGAAGCATCTGACAGTCTTCATCCCCGTGATCGGTGGGgtgctttttgtgtttgtggtcCTCTCCTTGTTGAGAACCAGCTTCACAGACCCGGGCATCCTACCCAGAGCCACCTTAGATGAAGCCGCAGACATAGAGAAGCAGATAG atacCTCAGGATCCTCATCGTATCGCCCCCCTCCGCGGACCAAGGAGATCCTCATCAACCAGCAGGTGGTCAAGCTCAAGTACTGCTTTACGTGTAAAATGTTTCGCCCTCCTCGTACCTCACACTGCAGCCTTTGTGACAACTGTGTGG agaGGTTTGATCATCACTGCCCGTGGGTGGGGAACTGCGTGGGCAAGCGCAATTACCGCTTTTTCTACAGTTTCATCATCTCCCTGTCTTTCCTGACCTCTTTCATATTTGGCTGCGTCATAGCACACATCACCTTGC gttcTCAATCGGGTCAAAGCCTCATCCAAGCCATCCAAGAGAGCCCTGCCAG TGTGGTAGAGCTGGTTATTTGTTTCTTCTCCATCTGGTCTATTTTGGGCCTCTCAGGCTTCCATACCTACCTAGTAGCCTCCAACCTTACTACAAATGAAGAT ATTAAGGGCTCCTGGTCAAGTAAAAGGGGCGCAGAGGAGTCCGGGAACCCGTACACTTACAACAGCATCCTAGCCAACTGCTGCGTGACATTATGTGGGCCCCTGCCGCCAAG CCTGATTGATACGAGAGGCTTCCTGCCACCCGAGGAGTCCGTCCCCGCTGCTTCTGCCTCAGAGATCGAGCTGCCTTCCTTCGCAGCCAAGAACGATGCCAACATGGTAGGATGA
- the zdhhc18a gene encoding palmitoyltransferase ZDHHC18a isoform X1 has translation MRNCEYQQIDPLALSVAPASVQNHPDKKAERLRKKWEVFPGKNRFFCDGRVIVARQSGVLPLTLGLIVVTCGLFFAFDCPFLVKHLTVFIPVIGGVLFVFVVLSLLRTSFTDPGILPRATLDEAADIEKQIDTSGSSSYRPPPRTKEILINQQVVKLKYCFTCKMFRPPRTSHCSLCDNCVERFDHHCPWVGNCVGKRNYRFFYSFIISLSFLTSFIFGCVIAHITLRSQSGQSLIQAIQESPASVVELVICFFSIWSILGLSGFHTYLVASNLTTNEDIKGSWSSKRGAEESGNPYTYNSILANCCVTLCGPLPPSLIDTRGFLPPEESVPAASASEIELPSFAAKNDANMCTQSTKDVLERMLHSSAFYGLCLPGTPKTTPLGLEVTGAPARAPDSEATPNLCSPFSRSSTSDSMHSINPAFRLASPSPSLARATLVLGEAPDVGFIPLT, from the exons ATGAGAAACTGCGAGTACCAGCAAATCGACCCGCTGGCGCTGTCGGTGGCTCCCGCTTCCGTTCAGAACCACCCCGACAAGAAAGCGGAACGGCTGCGGAAAAAATGGGAAGTGTTCCCGGGGAAGAACCGATTTTTCTGTGACGGACGAGTCATCGTGGCCAGACAGAGTGGCGTCCTCCCTCTGACACTGGGGCTTATTGTTGTCACCTGTGGCCTTTTCTTTGCATTCGA TTGCCCATTCCTTGTGAAGCATCTGACAGTCTTCATCCCCGTGATCGGTGGGgtgctttttgtgtttgtggtcCTCTCCTTGTTGAGAACCAGCTTCACAGACCCGGGCATCCTACCCAGAGCCACCTTAGATGAAGCCGCAGACATAGAGAAGCAGATAG atacCTCAGGATCCTCATCGTATCGCCCCCCTCCGCGGACCAAGGAGATCCTCATCAACCAGCAGGTGGTCAAGCTCAAGTACTGCTTTACGTGTAAAATGTTTCGCCCTCCTCGTACCTCACACTGCAGCCTTTGTGACAACTGTGTGG agaGGTTTGATCATCACTGCCCGTGGGTGGGGAACTGCGTGGGCAAGCGCAATTACCGCTTTTTCTACAGTTTCATCATCTCCCTGTCTTTCCTGACCTCTTTCATATTTGGCTGCGTCATAGCACACATCACCTTGC gttcTCAATCGGGTCAAAGCCTCATCCAAGCCATCCAAGAGAGCCCTGCCAG TGTGGTAGAGCTGGTTATTTGTTTCTTCTCCATCTGGTCTATTTTGGGCCTCTCAGGCTTCCATACCTACCTAGTAGCCTCCAACCTTACTACAAATGAAGAT ATTAAGGGCTCCTGGTCAAGTAAAAGGGGCGCAGAGGAGTCCGGGAACCCGTACACTTACAACAGCATCCTAGCCAACTGCTGCGTGACATTATGTGGGCCCCTGCCGCCAAG CCTGATTGATACGAGAGGCTTCCTGCCACCCGAGGAGTCCGTCCCCGCTGCTTCTGCCTCAGAGATCGAGCTGCCTTCCTTCGCAGCCAAGAACGATGCCAACATG TGCACACAAAGCACCAAAGACGTGCTCGAGAGGATGCTCCACTCCTCCGCCTTTTACGGTCTCTGCCTCCCCGGCACCCCAAAGACCACCCCGCTGGGCCTGGAGGTTACCGGTGCCCCAGCGCGCGCCCCGGATTCGGAGGCCACGCCCAACCTGTGCTCTCCCTTCTCCAGGAGCAGCACGAGCGACTCGATGCACTCCATCAACCCGGCGTTCCGCTTGGCGTCTCCTTCGCCCTCGCTCGCTCGAGCCACGCTGGTTCTTGGCGAGGCACCTGATGTCGGGTTCATCCCGTTAACTTGA
- the zdhhc18a gene encoding palmitoyltransferase ZDHHC18a isoform X3 — MRNCEYQQIDPLALSVAPASVQNHPDKKAERLRKKWEVFPGKNRFFCDGRVIVARQSGVLPLTLGLIVVTCGLFFAFDCPFLVKHLTVFIPVIGGVLFVFVVLSLLRTSFTDPGILPRATLDEAADIEKQIDTSGSSSYRPPPRTKEILINQQVVKLKYCFTCKMFRPPRTSHCSLCDNCVERFDHHCPWVGNCVGKRNYRFFYSFIISLSFLTSFIFGCVIAHITLRSQSGQSLIQAIQESPASVVELVICFFSIWSILGLSGFHTYLVASNLTTNEDIKGSWSSKRGAEESGNPYTYNSILANCCVTLCGPLPPSLIDTRGFLPPEESVPAASASEIELPSFAAKNDANMEETCQDYSLSCTA, encoded by the exons ATGAGAAACTGCGAGTACCAGCAAATCGACCCGCTGGCGCTGTCGGTGGCTCCCGCTTCCGTTCAGAACCACCCCGACAAGAAAGCGGAACGGCTGCGGAAAAAATGGGAAGTGTTCCCGGGGAAGAACCGATTTTTCTGTGACGGACGAGTCATCGTGGCCAGACAGAGTGGCGTCCTCCCTCTGACACTGGGGCTTATTGTTGTCACCTGTGGCCTTTTCTTTGCATTCGA TTGCCCATTCCTTGTGAAGCATCTGACAGTCTTCATCCCCGTGATCGGTGGGgtgctttttgtgtttgtggtcCTCTCCTTGTTGAGAACCAGCTTCACAGACCCGGGCATCCTACCCAGAGCCACCTTAGATGAAGCCGCAGACATAGAGAAGCAGATAG atacCTCAGGATCCTCATCGTATCGCCCCCCTCCGCGGACCAAGGAGATCCTCATCAACCAGCAGGTGGTCAAGCTCAAGTACTGCTTTACGTGTAAAATGTTTCGCCCTCCTCGTACCTCACACTGCAGCCTTTGTGACAACTGTGTGG agaGGTTTGATCATCACTGCCCGTGGGTGGGGAACTGCGTGGGCAAGCGCAATTACCGCTTTTTCTACAGTTTCATCATCTCCCTGTCTTTCCTGACCTCTTTCATATTTGGCTGCGTCATAGCACACATCACCTTGC gttcTCAATCGGGTCAAAGCCTCATCCAAGCCATCCAAGAGAGCCCTGCCAG TGTGGTAGAGCTGGTTATTTGTTTCTTCTCCATCTGGTCTATTTTGGGCCTCTCAGGCTTCCATACCTACCTAGTAGCCTCCAACCTTACTACAAATGAAGAT ATTAAGGGCTCCTGGTCAAGTAAAAGGGGCGCAGAGGAGTCCGGGAACCCGTACACTTACAACAGCATCCTAGCCAACTGCTGCGTGACATTATGTGGGCCCCTGCCGCCAAG CCTGATTGATACGAGAGGCTTCCTGCCACCCGAGGAGTCCGTCCCCGCTGCTTCTGCCTCAGAGATCGAGCTGCCTTCCTTCGCAGCCAAGAACGATGCCAACATG GAGGAGACATGTCAGGATTATTCTTTGTCCTGCACAGCCTGA
- the zdhhc18a gene encoding palmitoyltransferase ZDHHC18a isoform X2 produces the protein MRNCEYQQIDPLALSVAPASVQNHPDKKAERLRKKWEVFPGKNRFFCDGRVIVARQSGVLPLTLGLIVVTCGLFFAFDCPFLVKHLTVFIPVIGGVLFVFVVLSLLRTSFTDPGILPRATLDEAADIEKQIDTSGSSSYRPPPRTKEILINQQVVKLKYCFTCKMFRPPRTSHCSLCDNCVERFDHHCPWVGNCVGKRNYRFFYSFIISLSFLTSFIFGCVIAHITLRSQSGQSLIQAIQESPASVVELVICFFSIWSILGLSGFHTYLVASNLTTNEDIKGSWSSKRGAEESGNPYTYNSILANCCVTLCGPLPPSLIDTRGFLPPEESVPAASASEIELPSFAAKNDANMNVFKEIGRTFTSQKRVEMCLKC, from the exons ATGAGAAACTGCGAGTACCAGCAAATCGACCCGCTGGCGCTGTCGGTGGCTCCCGCTTCCGTTCAGAACCACCCCGACAAGAAAGCGGAACGGCTGCGGAAAAAATGGGAAGTGTTCCCGGGGAAGAACCGATTTTTCTGTGACGGACGAGTCATCGTGGCCAGACAGAGTGGCGTCCTCCCTCTGACACTGGGGCTTATTGTTGTCACCTGTGGCCTTTTCTTTGCATTCGA TTGCCCATTCCTTGTGAAGCATCTGACAGTCTTCATCCCCGTGATCGGTGGGgtgctttttgtgtttgtggtcCTCTCCTTGTTGAGAACCAGCTTCACAGACCCGGGCATCCTACCCAGAGCCACCTTAGATGAAGCCGCAGACATAGAGAAGCAGATAG atacCTCAGGATCCTCATCGTATCGCCCCCCTCCGCGGACCAAGGAGATCCTCATCAACCAGCAGGTGGTCAAGCTCAAGTACTGCTTTACGTGTAAAATGTTTCGCCCTCCTCGTACCTCACACTGCAGCCTTTGTGACAACTGTGTGG agaGGTTTGATCATCACTGCCCGTGGGTGGGGAACTGCGTGGGCAAGCGCAATTACCGCTTTTTCTACAGTTTCATCATCTCCCTGTCTTTCCTGACCTCTTTCATATTTGGCTGCGTCATAGCACACATCACCTTGC gttcTCAATCGGGTCAAAGCCTCATCCAAGCCATCCAAGAGAGCCCTGCCAG TGTGGTAGAGCTGGTTATTTGTTTCTTCTCCATCTGGTCTATTTTGGGCCTCTCAGGCTTCCATACCTACCTAGTAGCCTCCAACCTTACTACAAATGAAGAT ATTAAGGGCTCCTGGTCAAGTAAAAGGGGCGCAGAGGAGTCCGGGAACCCGTACACTTACAACAGCATCCTAGCCAACTGCTGCGTGACATTATGTGGGCCCCTGCCGCCAAG CCTGATTGATACGAGAGGCTTCCTGCCACCCGAGGAGTCCGTCCCCGCTGCTTCTGCCTCAGAGATCGAGCTGCCTTCCTTCGCAGCCAAGAACGATGCCAACATG AACGTCTTCAAAGAAATCGGACGCACATTCACTAGCCAGAAGCGTGTCGAAATGTGTTTGAAGTGCTAG